One Xenopus tropicalis strain Nigerian chromosome 8, UCB_Xtro_10.0, whole genome shotgun sequence genomic window carries:
- the tars2 gene encoding threonine--tRNA ligase, mitochondrial, with protein sequence MGNTKLCAFANVKRLFKHHCLPSLVYVNSLDVILRTGLGAQKQNRTCRTLCTDTRPKALPEFVSERLHLFEKLRINYEARLAERVLRDSRNINVSLSDGREISGQSWKTTPYDIALQTSPSLARSTVAARVNGALYDLNRPLEEDCAVEFLTFDSREGQAIFWHSSAHILGLALEQHYEGCLCHGPSTENGYFYDIYLPNSTVLGSHLPDLETLCKDVIKQKLPFQRIEVAREDLLELFKYNKFKVRTIEDKVDTCTTVYRCGSLVDLCRGPHVRHTGQIRALKLLKNSSSFWRSDPSQEALQRVYGISFPEGKQLKEWEKAQEEAINRDHRKIGRDQGLYFFHDLSPGSCFFLPRGAHIYNILIDFIKSEYRKRGFTEVITPNMYNNKLWETSGHWEHYGKNMFSFTVEEETFSLKPMNCPGHCLMFDHRPRSWRELPLRLADFGVLHRNELSGTLSGLTRVRRFQQDDAHIFCSMEQLEGEINGCLDFLRTVYSVFGFTFKLFLSTRPEQFMGEEEVWQQAEAELEKSLNGFGLPWELNPGDGAFYGPKIDIQIQDAMGRYHQCATIQLDFQLPLRFNLSYTGKADGAVERPVMIHRAVLGSVERMLAILAENYGGKWPLWLSPFQVMVIPVGPSVESYAYKVQRMIHDAGFMVDLDTDHGTTLNKKIRKAQVAQYNFILVVGDKEKQNSTVNVRTRDSKQHGERELKALLVRLTELRDTRASNAEEIF encoded by the exons ATGGGAAACACCAAGCTGTGTGCCTTTGCCAATGTGAAGCGGCTCTTCAAACACCATTGTTTGCCTTCCCTCGTCTATGTG AACTCTCTTGACGTGATCCTTAGAACAGGGCTCGGAGCTCAGAAGCAGAACCGCACCTGCAGAACTCTCTGTACAGATACACGG CCGAAGGCTTTGCCTGAATTTGTCAGTGAGAGACTGCACCTTTTTGAAAAGCTGAGAATCAACTATGAAGCAAGACTTGCAGAAAGAGTCCTGAGAGACAGTCGGAACATAAATGTTTCCCTAAGTGATGGCAGGGAAATATCAGGGCAGTCTTGGAAAACCACCCCATATGATATTGCTCTGCAAACCAG CCCAAGCTTGGCACGTAGCACTGTTGCTGCCAGAGTGAATGGAGCTCTATACGATTTGAATCGACCCCTGGAGGAAGACTGTGCAGTTGAATTCTTGACCTTTGATTCCCGTGAAGGACAAGCT ATCTTTTGGCACTCTAGTGCCCATATCTTGGGACTGGCTTTGGAACAGCACTACGAGGGCTGCTTATGCCATGGGCCCAGCACTGAGAATGGATATTTCTATGATATCTACCTACCTAACAG CACTGTGCTAGGCAGTCACCTACCAGATCTGGAAACTCTGTGTAAAGACGTTATTAAACAAAAGCTTCCCTTCCAGAGAATTGAAGTGGCCCGGGAAGACCTGCTGGAACTTTTCAAG TATAACAAATTTAAGGTTCGGACCATTGAAGATAAGGTGGATACATGCACAACTGTGTACAG GTGTGGCTCACTGGTTGACTTGTGCCGAGGCCCCCATGTTAGACATACAGGACAGATCCGTGCACTGAAACTCTTAAAG AACTCCTCTTCCTTCTGGAGAAGTGACCCTTCACAAGAAGCTTTGCAGAGAGTCTATGGGATTTCATTTCCTGAAGGTAAACAGCTAAAAGAGTGGGAAAAAGCTCAGGAAGAAGCCATCAACCGGGACCACCGCAAAATAGGAAGG GATCAGGGGCTGTATTTCTTCCATGACCTGAGCCCCGGAAGTTGTTTCTTTCTTCCCAGGGGTGCTCACATCTATAATATCTTGATAGACTTCATAAAG AGTGAGTACAGGAAACGAGGCTTCACAGAAGTGATCACACCAAACATGTACAACAATAAGTTATGGGAGACATCGGGCCACTGGGAACACTACGGAAAGAACATGTTTTCCTTCACAGTGGAAGAAGAGACCTTTTCACTGAAGCCCATGAACTGTCCAGGCCACTG CTTGATGTTTGACCACCGGCCTCGGTCGTGGAGGGAGCTGCCCCTGAGACTGGCAGACTTTGGTGTGTTGCACAGGAATGAGCTGTCAGGGACACTTTCTGGCCTAACACGTGTGCGGCGCTTCCAGCAGGACGATGCCCATATATTTTGCTCAATGGAGCAG CTGGAAGGAGAAATTAACGGGTGCTTGGACTTCCTTCGCACTGTCTATTCTGTTTTTGGATTCACTTTCAAGCTGTTCCTCTCCACTCGGCCAGAACAGTTCATGGGAGAGGAGGAGGTTTGGCAGCAAGCGGAAGCG gaaCTTGAAAAGAGCCTAAATGGATTTGGGCTGCCGTGGGAGCTGAATCCAGGAGATGGGGCATTTTATGGGCCAAAG ATTGACATTCAAATACAAGATGCCATGGGGCGCTATCACCAGTGTGCCACAATCCAGCTAGACTTTCAGCTACCATTGCGATTCAACCTCAGCTATACAGg GAAAGCTGATGGGGCAGTGGAAAGGCCAGTGATGATCCATCGCGCTGTGCTGGGCTCGGTGGAGCGCATGTTGGCTATCCTCGCTGAGAACTATGGAGGGAAGTG GCCACTCTGGCTTTCGCCTTTCCAGGTTATGGTGATTCCTGTAGGTCCAAGCGTAGAGAGTTATGCTTATAAG GTACAAAGGATGATCCATGATGCAGGATTTATGGTGGATCTGGACACTGACCACGGGACCACTTTGAACAAAAAAATCCGCAAGGCCCAAGTGGCCCAGTACAACTTCATTCTCG TGGTCGGGGACAAAGAGAAGCAGAACAGCACAGTAAATGTTCGGACCAGAGACAGCAAACAGCACGGCGAGCGAGAGCTGAAGGCGCTCCTTGTGAGACTGACTGAGCTGCGAGATACCCGTGCCAGCAATGCCGAGGAGATATTCTGA